A part of Cannabis sativa cultivar Pink pepper isolate KNU-18-1 chromosome 6, ASM2916894v1, whole genome shotgun sequence genomic DNA contains:
- the LOC115695006 gene encoding uncharacterized protein LOC115695006: MAVKTDMNKAYNRLEWNFLLRVLRANGFNSRVCGLIMKCVSTVSYSILLNGAPLAPFNPKRGLRQGDPLSPFLFILCSKVLSKLISKAEGNGNLVGVKVARRSTSVSHIFYADDSMFFCQANERNARTLLNCLQKYEKWSGQSVSKAKSGVFFSPNTSARCKEDITNLLGMGWLKQSEKYLGNPFFFSANKRKDYHFLKEKILGHLEGWKARHLSQAGRTVLEMDKPWVKVMLEKYCHNSNPWIVEKQSRDSWSWKSILDTRKVCLDNAGILIADGDSEIWDRPWIPEVDLQAIKDSFHYVNNQALWKFRDLFTENSCCWNVNLIRKCFDDHIASEILKIHPIQEGRDIVFWKAAKSGNFSVKSAYWAGQQDSSKAETILLETFLQHAFNGGKFSFWSYDPYLCPFCLSAAENGLHLFCQCPVTRGIWFLRGISLDCFGWTNLEEFGRWWRNLKDSEIQTFIACTCDTVWKWRNEMVFKEKPLNVNLLIRDCLDRCNRFLRIWNNCEDPEARESSLDIPEEPPDDHWRCSVDASVAGGRAGFAVFHRQQELEKSWLAVGVGNVEGVLEGELRAIELALESGLKHQVVKIWVETDSKVAALAFKNARIPYGWRVFPLFSKCMNLCERFESVIVTYVPRTSNVHADSLARWARESNCAVSGLLREVAPCCGH; this comes from the exons ATGGCGGTGAAAACGGATATGAACAAGGCTTACAACAGGTTGGAATGGAATTTTTTACTTCGGGTGTTGCGAGCAAATGGATTTAATTCTAGAGTTTGCGGGCTTATTATGAAGTGTGTTTCGACAGTTAGCTATTCCATCCTGCTTAATGGTGCACCGTTGGCTCCCTTCAATCCTAAACGTGGTCTCCGGCAAGGGGATCCCTTATCTCCGTTCCTATTTATTCTCTGCAGCAAGGTTCTTTCTAAGCTAATTTCCAAGGCGGAGGGTAATGGGAATCTGGTGGGGGTTAAAGTTGCTCGAAGGAGTACATCGGTTTCTCACATCTTTTATGCTGACGACTCCATGTTCTTCTGCCAAGCTAATGAACGTAATGCGAGGACTCTCCTGAACTGCCTCCAAAAGTATGAGAAGTGGTCTGGCCAAAGTGTAAGTAAAGCAAAAAGTGGTGTGTTTTTTTCCCCAAACACTAGTGCCCGATGTAAGGAGGACATTACGAACCTGCTGGGAATGGGGTGGCTTAAACAATCGGAGAAGTACTTGGGAAACCCATTCTTCTTTTCGGCTAACAAGAGGAAGGATTATCACTTTTTGAAGGAGAAGATTCTTGGGCATTTGGAGGGCTGGAAAGCTAGGCATTTGTCTCAGGCGGGCAGAACTGTTCTG GAAATGGATAAACCGTGGGTGAAGGTTATGTTGGAGAAATACTGCCACAATTCCAACCCTTGGATAGTGGAGAAACAGAGTAGGGACTCTTGGTCCTGGAAGAGTATTCTAGATACGAGAAAGGTGTGTCTTGACAATGCTGGTATTCTAATTGCGGATGGAGATAGCGAAATTTGGGACAGGCCGTGGATTCCGGAAGTGGATTTGCAGGCTATAAAGGACAGTTTTCACTATGTTAACAACCAAGCTCTATGGAAGTTTAGAGACTTGTTCACTGAGAATTCTTGCTGCTGGAATGTGAATCTGATTAGGAAATGTTTTGATGACCACATTGCCTCTGAAATTCTGAAAATTCACCCTATTCAAGAAGGGAGGGACATTGTATTCTGGAAGGCTGCTAAGTCGGGAAATTTCAGTGTTAAAAGTGCTTATTGGGCTGGCCAG CAAGATTCATCCAAGGCTGAGACTATTCTGTTGGAGACTTTTCTCCAACATGCTTTCAACGGGGGAAAATTTAGCTTTTGGAGTTATGACCCTTATCTCTGCCCCTTCTGCTTGTCTGCTGCTGAAAATGGCCTGCATTTGTTCTGCCAGTGCCCTGTTACTAGGGGAATCTGGTTTTTGAGAGGGATAAGCCTTGATTGTTTCGGGTGGACTAACTTGGAGGAGTTCGGGAGATGGTGGAGAAATTTAAAGGATTCTGAGATCCAAACCTTCATTGCCTGCACCTGTGATACTGTGTGGAAGTGGAGAAATGAGATGGTATTCAAGGAAAAACCTTTGAATGTTAACTTACTTATAAGAGATTGCTTGGATAGGTGCAACAGATTTTTGAGAATATGGAACAACTGTGAGGATCCTGAGGCAAGGGAGAGTTCCTTGGATATCCCTGAGGAACCCCCGGACGACCACTGGCGTTGCTCCGTGGATGCTTCTGTGGCTGGTGGCAGGGCAGGGTTTGCTGTCTTCCATAGACAACAGGAGTTGGAGAAGTCCTGGTTGGCAGTGGGAGTTGGGAATGTCGAGGGTGTCCTTGAAGGTGAACTAAGGGCCATTGAGCTGGCCTTAGAGTCTGGTTTGAAGCACCAGGTGGTGAAAATCTGGGTTGAAACCGATTCGAAGGTTGCTGCTCTAGCTTTTAAAAATGCCAGGATTCCTTATGGGTGGAGAGTCTTCCCCTTgttttctaagtgtatgaacCTTTGTGAGCGTTTTGAGTCTGTGATTGTCACTTATGTGCCTAGGACTTCTAATGTGCATGCGGATTCCCTTGCTAGATGGGCTAGAGAATCTAATTGCGCTGTGTCGGGTTTGCTAAGGGAAGTGGCCCCCTGTTGTGGTCACTAG